TAAAAGTAAAAGCAGAAAATCTTTAACGTCCATGTATAGTTGGCCAAAAATGCCAACTGATTCCAACTATGAATACATCCCACATGCAACAGAATATAAAATTGCAGTttctgatttaataaataaaggaGAAGATCAATTTTCAATCAATAAATACAAACAAGCTGTTAGAAATGTGTTAAACCTAAAATCTTATGATTTTAAAAATAAGTAAAGAAAAGTtaagaacaaataaataaaaatattgagtTTGTAATGTTTGTCATTCCTAATTTAACTGTATTAACTGTTATAGAAcatttatgtaaaaaaaaaaaaacataaaacTGTGATAATGTGATATAATGTAATTGAAAAGGTaagtttttattaaaaattaaaggatTATGGAAGTAGTTGTACAATAATTCTTTATCTCGACAAAATTGTTTACCGCCGGACACTGACTATGGTATATAAAGACATATCGTTAAGCGCTATACCATATATTTGGAGTACAGGTTGCATTATGcaatacaaaaaagaaaaaaatatatttaggaTGTTTACAAATGACAACCTAAAATTTAAGTtcaatttcgtttattttatttaaattaaacttaACTTAAAAAGCAATTAAGTTCATAAATTACAGCATATCTCATTTCTGACCTATGATAGTTGTGTATTAAACGTACCATAACTAAGAGGCAAACAATTTTCATTTGTAATATTTCTTGATGTAACCATACATTCTTATCCAACAATGTTCCACAAATTAGTTTTTCTCCTGAAGGTGTTTCTGActattgcaccacaatatgaaACATTAAGTAAATGCTACCttataagataaatataaattgatGTTATTTTACTTTCTTGTGTTCTTTTTTCGATATTCAGTCTATAAATgatgatttattaaaatatcattaaaaaGTAACATAAATCCACAAATACTTTTACTAAACAAATATAAATGGAAGATACATTTGCACCTTTATAACATtgcataattttatataatttcaattttataactAACATCTTCAAGattttatgattattatttttcttattacAATGTCATTTCTATGCTTATTATAATGTTACTTTATGCTATAAATTTTTTGTACTTATATGtcactaaaaatataaaatatttaatcagaCCTCCATCTATCGTCTTTCTGGATCCAACATAAAAAATTACATATACATTTGTTTGTTGTTAAATTACTTTTCATATTATTACTATTGCTATCATGGAATTTGTGACGAAGGTAGAACTGGACAGAATCTGCAACAATGTCATAATTTTTATTccaaatgaaaaatattgaattacttgtaaaaatttggaaatttatttcttttaacaATGTCaaaaattttttgttttaataatttAGGACCATTGTCATTATAGCCTAATATACTAACTTAGTAAGGCTTACCGAGTCTTTTTTGTTAAACAATGCCAATAATTGTATTGCAATTTATTAAAACCTGCACttacttttgtttttctttcggTTTTTGATAGGGATGCGTTGACAttaatctttttctttctttttcccttaCTGCTTTTAATCCTCTATTTGATGTATTTATATCAAGATTTTCTTTCTTAAGTTTATCTGcttttaacttatttaatatGGTTATACTTCTAGCGCTCATTGTTACATGTGGCTTTTgcgtatattttttattttctttatctttgaTTCCTATTGTACAGATTGTAATATCCTTACGTTTAGGGGATATCTTCCTTGCCTGTTTGATAGGAGTCCTtgttatattcatattatttttatCTGAAAGGACACGCTTTTTAACTTtttcttgtatacaatttacatTTTGTCCTTCTTCTGTACTTTGCTTTATTACTTTCATATCAGTATTACAATCCATGGTTGATTCTTCTTCCAATGTGACAGTTACATTCTGTGTATCAAACACTTCTTTTTCAGAATAAGATGTATTGAAAGTTGCATCCAATGCATTTTGATCATTTAAAGGTTGTAACACATATATAGGTATCTTACTATTAAGGGGATCCATTAAATGGGGTACACTAAGGCATGTCAAGTTATAAAAGCACTCCTCATGTTTAGTTGTTTCCATATCTGaccattttatatttcttactccTTCTAATAATTTGATCAGCTGTTTAAATTCTTCCTTCATTGTATCTGTCATGGTTCCATATCCTCTCATCATGttataataattttgtaatgtTGTACTCATCATTTTAATCATTGAATAATGAGACTCTATTTCACATTGTTGAAGATTACTTACTTTTTTTGCATGTTCACACTGTTGTTGCAATCTAGAATTTTCTATTTCACTAGTTTGTAGTGCAAACATATCTTCTAATTTTGCAAGTTTCTTTAACTTTGCTTCTGCATACAGTTTTTGTATTTCTGTTTCTACTGAACACAATTCCTCCCATGCTGCTTCCATCTGTATCTTTAAAGAATCTCTTTGTCGTTCAAAGTAATGCAGTGATTTATTAACTCTTGATTTACCACTTGCATTTTGTTCTTCAAGCGTCAAAGTATCAACAGCTGCTGTTAGATTATGCAATCTTTCATCTGCTGCTTTCTTATATTGAATTCTACAGCATAATATCTTGTCTGCGCTTTCTAATGAAAGGACTTTTTCATtcagaattttctttttttgaagTAATTCAATTAATTTATTGCTATCAATTAGTGCAGCTTTATCTATTTCCTCATTAATGTTATTATCTTGACCTTGTGGTAATACATGCAACGAACTATTTTCAAATGCTAATAGCTTTTGTTTTAgataatttatttctttcttttgttcttcAACCATTTTTATATATGCAGTTACATGCATTTCACaggatataatatttttctttatatgaGATTTGATCTTCTTTGCTCTATTTGCATATCTCAATGTATTGTATGTATCCTCATAACTAAAGCTAGAAGGTGCTATGTTAGCTATCATAACTGTCTGACAATTTCCACCTAATGAGTCTTTTAAGAGACGAGTCAATTTAGAATCTCTGTATGTTATATGTTTTGCACCATCTGCTAACTTATTAATGCAGTTGCCTAGAGCCAATaaagatttattaatatttgcaCCTTCTTTAAACCTTGCCCCTTTACAACCTGTAGCAGAAGCTCTTTCAGAACCAGCTAAATCAATCATAGACAGTTTAACTTGTCGTACTTGACCATCCATTTTGTTGGTGATATTGatataaacttgaaaaacagcGTGACTTCTACTACTTTCCTCATTTGCATCCGTAGGATGTTGAGTGCGATTTTTATTGCCTTTTGCTAAAAGTGTCAATAATTCTTCAGCATTCTGAATAGCAATTATTTTAAGACCAGCAACAACTACTCCATATCTACCATCATCTCTTAAATGCAAAGGACCAGATTTATGTAAAAGATCTTGCACATTTTCATTATAAATTTCTAAATACGTTACACCTAAATTAAATTCACGTTGATCACTCTGCTGTTCTATTTGAGAAAATAATTCTGCGACTGTCCTGTATGTAATACCAGGATCATTGCTACTACCAAGCATAGTATGAGTTTTTCCAGCACCAGTTGCTCCGTATGCAAATACAGAACAATTATAACCATCCAAAAGATTGCAAATCAAATCTTTCGTACTTCCTTCAAATACATCACTATTATTCGACGTCATGTCAAATATTTTGTCAAAAATGAATTGTAGttctttattttgtttcttaAGCAAATCACGACCTTTCTGAGCAACACCATGATAAAAAAATGGATTCTCCTCTTCTTTAGGATCGAAAATTAGCATTCTATCGTCAACAATTTTCAAAACAGTTTTACAATTGCTCTGCTGTTCATGCTCATTTTGCGGTCGTATTCTTACGATTACTTTAATACTCGTCTGCGAACCAGATTCAGTTTGTATCGATAAACTTGGGCTTTCACTTGTGCTTGGTTTTGTTGAATTGTTTGAAATTCGTTTCTTTGGCAACTTTTTAACTTTGTTTGGCGAAAATGCTTTCGCCAAATCTCTTTTATTAAACACCATAGTAAACTTTACTAATTTACATGCGAACATCCATCACTGGCCGTTGAATGTAAACTAAgtcttcaaatttaaatttctgcATCCTGAACTCTTCAAAGACAGTTTTGACAATAGTAAACACCTTTATAGTGACATTTTAGGGAATTTTTCCAAACAGAAATTCAACTTTgagtttgttttatttttctttcagtATTAGTTATATTACTCACTTATAAACTGATgatattatcgaataattagatcaaaatcgaataataattattttgatttttgtccACTTCATGTCTCATTATGGGCCGTGCTGAAATCTGCCAATCAAACGTGCCCGAAAATTGGGTCATGAAAAAGCAACATGGAAGGCAACGAAGTTTTCATTATTGTTCAAACAGGGACAAATAGAGAGTTTCTTAGCTCTGTCTGATAAATTCAGTACATATTATGCATGGATAGAACGATACTTCTTATCTACTATGTCGATTTTTCACGACTCAATTATCGGACGATTTTTTCTATGCTTTCGGTATATTAGTGTTAAGACCTATTTATGTGGCTGTGTTCAGTATATTAGTGTTAATTTCCCATAAATATCTATCTATCTACAATAATATTACACCAAAAAAAAAATTCAACTTTGAATTGTTATGTTACGTTTGTGGTTTTGGGGAAAAATGGTGAGTGAATTGAAGCGTGGAGCTCTGAACCGCCCTGCTCGCCAGAGTGCGcgaaaattgaaaaaacttcTATTTTAAAGCTAAGATTTACTCAGAAGTTAGCTTGtcaaaaatacaagaaaattaTCTCTCAAAAGATAAAATTAGATAAAATTAATCTGCTCAAAAAAACTCATCTTCGATCGCAATTTCGATGCTTGTTCACTCTTCTCTATTCTCGGATTTCCTTCCTTGCTTACCCTGACGGTTGAAATTGCGCGCCGCTCGTTGAAATACTATCTTTGAGATTCATCCATTCTTGAGTTCATGGACATGGAAGACACTTAACTTAGAAAAGTTTACATGAATTGGTAAAAAGAAAAGATCTCGAGAAAATCTAGATTTTTCCAAAGATTCTAGTGACTTGTCCCACAGCTGCTAATTCGATACGGCCCTTAACGGAACGTTACTTGATGCAGTGCTTTCTGTCTATGTGCTATTTTCCACTTGTATTATATATGTCTTATAACGAAAAACACTAAAAAGTGTAAAATTTGTTAAGTTAATAATTAAAACTTGTTCGTTAAACTAATTGTAAATTGTCTAAGAAAGAGAAATTGTttactatacatatatgtgaTGGATACTAATGATACTTTCCGTCTTACagaaaatgaaattgtatttggTGAATTAATTTCACATGAATATATTTCAGGAAAACTATTGttgtaaaaaaattaaatatattgctTATGCTTTCATTGTTGTTTATGCACAGAGTACCATTTGTACATATAATATGCACCACCACACTTAACTACACGAAAGATACATATATACGTTTCTTATTCTACCCAAAGTATTATCTTGTTTATAAACTACAGTCGTTCGGTTATTTTATAAGTTTTGTAGATGTGTGTGTGGCGTTGTGTTGTCGTCGGTGATAGTagtagttgccggctgtagatgtcgtTGCTGGGGCACTgttaattattcttttattttgatGCGTGGCAGAAAAATAGGATCACAggcgccgggaatcgaacccgggtcccgaacgttcgaaacctagagcgctaatcacttttttttttttttttaactttgtttattaattccaggttttacatatttttttttttttttacatgatttttttttccagaataaacgctgaattctaattgtagggtggtacaggcaaaagtaccgatacgcgacggtacgacgtagccatgcattattacattcttttctctttttttttttaagattattattgttattgttaaataaaataaaattaagccgctgttgcgctgtgcttatgtacgatattttaatttatgtcctgaaagcctggacgcaaaaacaggacagttcgctagcctgttagggaggggctgggaggggatggactgggactggcggggaggggtggggagggggtggggaggggtgttctgtgggattagtataatatttgtttatctatttacatatttacatatttacatatttacacttttattcggtgagcgttgctgttctgtggctctttatcttgttgttttttgttatgggttccgtatccaccaatatttttttgtgttttttctgtgtttgtcttctgtatccttttgggggagggccatgttgtatctccacctagtgtctgccgtgcggccatctaggttttcctcgtattgaatagatttcattcctattttcctttgcatatgataaattatggggatgttgttttggtcttggagatagtttctttcgtctaggtataggaaggcttcgggggggatgtagcctgttaacagagtgtttttgaagtatgcgtcgtttgggtataagcagccgaagattaggctgttttctttgatcttcgcggcttgcgagaagtgatttctcgttagtttta
This portion of the Bombus affinis isolate iyBomAffi1 chromosome 1, iyBomAffi1.2, whole genome shotgun sequence genome encodes:
- the LOC126918466 gene encoding kinesin-like protein KIF18A encodes the protein MFACKLVKFTMVFNKRDLAKAFSPNKVKKLPKKRISNNSTKPSTSESPSLSIQTESGSQTSIKVIVRIRPQNEHEQQSNCKTVLKIVDDRMLIFDPKEEENPFFYHGVAQKGRDLLKKQNKELQFIFDKIFDMTSNNSDVFEGSTKDLICNLLDGYNCSVFAYGATGAGKTHTMLGSSNDPGITYRTVAELFSQIEQQSDQREFNLGVTYLEIYNENVQDLLHKSGPLHLRDDGRYGVVVAGLKIIAIQNAEELLTLLAKGNKNRTQHPTDANEESSRSHAVFQVYINITNKMDGQVRQVKLSMIDLAGSERASATGCKGARFKEGANINKSLLALGNCINKLADGAKHITYRDSKLTRLLKDSLGGNCQTVMIANIAPSSFSYEDTYNTLRYANRAKKIKSHIKKNIISCEMHVTAYIKMVEEQKKEINYLKQKLLAFENSSLHVLPQGQDNNINEEIDKAALIDSNKLIELLQKKKILNEKVLSLESADKILCCRIQYKKAADERLHNLTAAVDTLTLEEQNASGKSRVNKSLHYFERQRDSLKIQMEAAWEELCSVETEIQKLYAEAKLKKLAKLEDMFALQTSEIENSRLQQQCEHAKKVSNLQQCEIESHYSMIKMMSTTLQNYYNMMRGYGTMTDTMKEEFKQLIKLLEGVRNIKWSDMETTKHEECFYNLTCLSVPHLMDPLNSKIPIYVLQPLNDQNALDATFNTSYSEKEVFDTQNVTVTLEEESTMDCNTDMKVIKQSTEEGQNVNCIQEKVKKRVLSDKNNMNITRTPIKQARKISPKRKDITICTIGIKDKENKKYTQKPHVTMSARSITILNKLKADKLKKENLDINTSNRGLKAVREKERKRLMSTHPYQKPKEKQKFCPVLPSSQIP